One window from the genome of Streptomyces sp. NBC_00287 encodes:
- the allB gene encoding allantoinase AllB yields MFDVELVLRSTRVITPEGTRAASVAVSAGKITAVLPYDTSVEGARVEDLGDDVLLPGLVDTHVHVNDPGRTEWEGFWTATRAAAAGGITTLVDMPLNSLPPTTTVENLRVKQRVAADKAHIDVGFWGGALPDNVKDLRPLHEAGVFGFKAFLSPSGVDEFPHLDQEQLAQSLAEIASFGGLLIVHAEDPHHLEAAPQQGGPKYADFLASRPRDAEDTAIAQLIAQARRLDARVHVLHLSSSDALPLIAAAKAEGVRVTVETCPHYLTLTAEEVPDGASEFKCCPPIRESANQDLLWQALADGTIDCVVTDHSPSTADLKTDDFATAWGGISGLQLSLAAVWTEARKRGHGLEDVVRWMSSRTAELVGLSAHKGAIEAGRDADFAVLAPDETFTVDPADLQHRNRVTAYAGKTLYGVVKSTWLRGERVVADGEFTEPKGQLLARPQ; encoded by the coding sequence GTGTTCGACGTAGAACTGGTGCTGCGCTCGACGCGCGTCATCACCCCGGAGGGGACGCGGGCCGCTTCGGTCGCGGTCTCCGCCGGGAAGATCACGGCCGTTTTGCCTTACGACACTTCCGTCGAGGGCGCGCGTGTGGAGGACCTCGGCGACGACGTCCTGCTGCCCGGCCTGGTCGACACCCATGTGCACGTCAACGACCCGGGCCGCACCGAGTGGGAGGGCTTCTGGACCGCGACGCGCGCGGCGGCGGCCGGCGGTATCACCACCCTCGTCGACATGCCGCTCAACTCCCTCCCGCCGACGACGACGGTCGAGAACCTGCGCGTGAAGCAGCGGGTCGCCGCCGACAAGGCACACATCGACGTCGGCTTCTGGGGCGGCGCGCTGCCGGACAACGTCAAGGACCTGCGCCCGCTGCACGAGGCCGGGGTGTTCGGCTTCAAGGCGTTCCTGTCCCCGTCGGGCGTGGACGAGTTCCCGCACCTGGACCAGGAGCAACTCGCCCAGTCCCTGGCCGAGATCGCGTCCTTCGGCGGCCTGCTGATCGTGCACGCGGAGGACCCGCACCACTTGGAGGCGGCGCCGCAGCAGGGCGGTCCGAAGTACGCGGACTTCCTGGCCTCGCGCCCGCGTGACGCCGAGGACACGGCGATCGCCCAGCTGATCGCGCAGGCGAGGCGACTGGACGCGCGGGTGCACGTCCTGCACCTGTCCTCCTCCGACGCACTCCCGCTGATCGCCGCGGCGAAGGCGGAGGGCGTACGCGTGACGGTGGAGACCTGCCCGCACTACCTGACCCTCACCGCCGAGGAAGTCCCGGACGGGGCCAGCGAGTTCAAGTGCTGCCCGCCGATCCGTGAGTCCGCCAACCAGGATCTGCTGTGGCAGGCGCTGGCGGACGGCACGATCGACTGCGTGGTGACGGACCACTCGCCCTCCACGGCCGACCTCAAGACGGACGACTTCGCCACGGCCTGGGGCGGTATCTCCGGCCTGCAGCTGAGCCTGGCGGCGGTGTGGACGGAGGCGCGCAAGCGGGGGCACGGCCTCGAGGACGTGGTGCGCTGGATGTCTTCGCGTACGGCCGAACTGGTGGGGCTCTCCGCGCACAAGGGCGCTATCGAGGCCGGCCGCGACGCCGACTTCGCCGTCCTCGCCCCCGACGAGACGTTCACCGTCGACCCGGCCGACCTCCAGCACCGCAACCGGGTGACCGCGTATGCGGGCAAGACCCTGTACGGCGTAGTGAAGTCGACGTGGCTGCGCGGCGAACGCGTAGTGGCGGACGGCGAGTTCACGGAACCGAAGGGTCAACTGCTCGCCCGCCCCCAGTGA
- a CDS encoding IclR family transcriptional regulator — translation MPTSSASTTDSAKSASGGVQSLERAFDLLERMADAGGEVGLSELSASSGLPLPTIHRLMRTLVACGYVRQQSNRRYALGPRLIRLGESASRLLGTWARPYLARLVEETGETANMALLDGDEIVYVAQVPSKHSMRMFTEVGRRVLPHSTGVGKALLANTPDAEVRALLSRTGMPAATEKTITTADGFLAALDDVRRTGYAVDDNEQEIGVRCLAVSVPDSPTAAAISISGPAGRVTEAATERIVPVLQQIAQELSEALATQNPA, via the coding sequence GTGCCGACGTCCAGCGCCAGCACCACCGACTCCGCCAAGTCCGCCAGCGGTGGCGTCCAGTCACTCGAGCGCGCCTTCGACCTGCTGGAGCGGATGGCGGATGCCGGCGGCGAGGTGGGCCTGAGCGAGCTGTCCGCCAGCAGCGGGCTGCCGCTGCCCACCATCCACCGCCTGATGCGCACCCTCGTGGCCTGCGGTTACGTCCGTCAGCAGTCCAACCGGCGCTACGCCCTCGGCCCGCGTCTGATCCGTCTCGGCGAGTCCGCCTCCCGGCTGCTCGGCACCTGGGCGCGCCCCTATCTCGCCCGTCTGGTCGAGGAGACCGGCGAGACGGCCAACATGGCGCTGCTCGACGGGGACGAGATCGTCTACGTCGCCCAGGTGCCGTCCAAGCACTCCATGCGGATGTTCACCGAGGTGGGCCGGCGCGTCCTGCCGCACTCCACGGGCGTCGGCAAGGCCCTGCTCGCGAACACCCCGGACGCCGAGGTGCGCGCACTGCTCTCCCGCACCGGCATGCCGGCCGCCACCGAGAAGACGATCACCACCGCGGACGGCTTCCTCGCGGCGCTGGACGACGTACGCCGCACCGGGTACGCGGTCGACGACAACGAGCAGGAGATCGGGGTCCGTTGCCTCGCGGTGTCCGTACCCGACTCCCCCACCGCCGCCGCGATCTCCATCTCCGGTCCGGCAGGCCGCGTGACCGAGGCCGCCACCGAGCGGATCGTGCCGGTGCTCCAGCAGATCGCCCAGGAGCTCTCCGAGGCGCTGGCCACCCAGAACCCGGCGTAA
- a CDS encoding FG-GAP-like repeat-containing protein, giving the protein MSRPHHKRSRRPVVLGATVVAAALAGGLLITLPGGASAAASGLADDFNGDGYRDLATGAPGAVAGGKAKAGAVVVNYGSSSGISAARHKTTSQSSAGVPGTSETSDRFGTELAHGDLNRDGYGDLVVGAPLEDVGSDVDGGSVTILWGSSSGLSGGTAISDPNASGHDRFGQSLAVGDFTGDGKADLAVGSTGKDVWIFKGGFTKSAGAAGKLRFDAQIESGAYPRGAVQLAAGDFDNNKTDDVVVASSAGNFVYLGATTGLTLQTEAGTGYADALTVADFDRDGHDDLVVGTDSTSITDPTAKGGYATVFYGATAGVDTTRSAVFSQDTAGVPGADESDDLFGATLAAGDVNGDGYADLAVGAVFESIGSASHTGNVWVLRGGASGLTGTGAQSFNQGTSGVPGANESSDLFGGAVHVADHNKDGRADLSAAAAGENSDDGAVWVLRGSTTGIKTTGAVNFGASSVGIGKSGNDPMFGDAMSGS; this is encoded by the coding sequence ATGTCCCGCCCCCACCACAAGCGTTCCCGGCGTCCCGTAGTCCTGGGCGCCACCGTCGTCGCGGCCGCCCTGGCCGGTGGCCTGCTCATCACCCTGCCCGGCGGCGCGAGTGCCGCCGCGTCGGGCCTCGCCGACGACTTCAACGGTGACGGCTACCGCGATCTGGCGACCGGCGCCCCGGGTGCTGTCGCGGGTGGGAAGGCGAAGGCGGGCGCCGTGGTCGTCAACTACGGCTCCTCGAGCGGGATCAGCGCCGCGCGCCACAAGACCACCTCGCAGAGTTCCGCCGGCGTGCCGGGCACCTCGGAGACCTCCGACCGCTTCGGCACCGAACTCGCGCACGGTGACCTCAACAGGGACGGCTACGGCGATCTCGTCGTGGGCGCACCGCTGGAGGACGTCGGCAGCGATGTCGACGGCGGTTCGGTCACGATCCTGTGGGGCAGCTCGTCAGGCCTGTCGGGCGGCACGGCGATCAGCGACCCCAACGCGTCGGGGCACGACCGGTTCGGCCAGTCCCTGGCGGTCGGTGACTTCACCGGTGACGGGAAGGCTGACCTAGCGGTCGGTTCCACCGGCAAGGACGTGTGGATCTTCAAGGGCGGCTTCACCAAGTCCGCCGGCGCGGCCGGGAAGCTGCGCTTCGACGCGCAGATCGAGTCCGGCGCGTACCCCAGGGGCGCCGTCCAGCTGGCCGCCGGGGACTTCGACAACAACAAGACGGACGACGTGGTGGTGGCGTCCTCCGCGGGCAACTTCGTCTACCTGGGCGCCACGACCGGGCTCACGCTGCAGACCGAGGCGGGCACGGGGTACGCGGACGCCCTCACCGTGGCCGACTTCGACCGCGACGGGCATGACGACCTGGTCGTCGGCACCGACTCCACCTCGATCACGGACCCGACGGCGAAGGGCGGCTACGCCACCGTGTTCTACGGCGCTACGGCGGGTGTCGACACCACGCGCAGTGCCGTCTTCAGCCAGGACACCGCGGGTGTGCCGGGAGCCGACGAGTCCGACGACTTGTTCGGTGCCACACTCGCCGCGGGCGACGTCAATGGCGACGGTTACGCGGACCTCGCCGTCGGCGCGGTCTTCGAGAGCATCGGCTCCGCGAGCCATACGGGGAACGTCTGGGTGCTGCGCGGTGGCGCCTCCGGCCTGACGGGGACCGGCGCCCAGTCCTTCAACCAGGGCACCTCGGGTGTCCCGGGCGCCAACGAGTCCTCGGATCTGTTCGGCGGCGCCGTCCACGTCGCCGACCACAACAAGGACGGCCGCGCCGATCTGTCGGCGGCCGCGGCCGGCGAGAACAGCGACGACGGCGCCGTCTGGGTCCTGCGCGGCTCCACCACAGGCATCAAGACCACCGGCGCGGTGAACTTCGGCGCGTCGTCCGTGGGTATCGGGAAGTCGGGGAACGACCCGATGTTCGGGGACGCGATGTCGGGCTCGTAA
- the alc gene encoding allantoicase yields the protein MTAIVSFTGDANPYGGGDPYADYRTADFPFTQYANLADRQLGAGVIAANDEFFAQRENLLVPERAEFDPEHFGHKGKIMDGWETRRRRGASAGHPWPTAEDHDWALVRLGAPGVIRGIVVDTAHFRGNYPQAVSIEGTSVAGSPSPEELLGDDVKWTTLVPRTPVGGHAANGFAVSVEQRFTHLRVNQHPDGGIARLRVYGEVVPDPAWLSVLGTFDVVALENGGQVEDASNLFYSPATNTIQPGRSRKMDDGWETRRRRDQGNDWIRYRLVSQAHIRAIEIDTAYLKGNSAGWASVSVRDGESGDWREILPRTRLQPDTNHRFVLPTPAVGTHARVDIYPDGGISRLRLFGSLTEEGASGVAGRHQELGG from the coding sequence GTGACGGCGATTGTGAGTTTCACCGGCGACGCGAACCCGTACGGGGGCGGTGACCCCTACGCGGACTACCGCACCGCCGACTTCCCCTTCACCCAGTACGCCAACCTCGCCGACCGGCAGCTCGGGGCCGGTGTCATCGCCGCCAACGACGAGTTCTTCGCGCAGCGGGAGAACCTGCTGGTGCCCGAGCGGGCGGAGTTCGACCCCGAGCACTTCGGGCACAAGGGCAAGATCATGGACGGCTGGGAGACGCGGCGCCGGCGGGGGGCGTCGGCGGGGCATCCGTGGCCGACGGCGGAGGACCACGACTGGGCGCTGGTGCGTCTCGGGGCGCCGGGTGTGATCCGCGGGATCGTGGTGGACACGGCGCACTTCCGGGGGAACTACCCGCAGGCGGTGTCGATCGAGGGCACGTCGGTGGCGGGGTCTCCGTCCCCCGAGGAGCTGCTGGGCGATGACGTGAAGTGGACGACGCTGGTGCCTCGTACGCCGGTCGGCGGCCACGCGGCGAACGGCTTCGCGGTCTCGGTCGAGCAGCGCTTCACGCATCTGCGGGTCAACCAGCATCCCGACGGCGGTATCGCGCGTCTGCGGGTGTACGGGGAGGTCGTGCCGGATCCGGCCTGGCTGTCGGTGCTGGGCACCTTCGACGTGGTCGCGCTGGAGAACGGCGGCCAGGTGGAGGACGCGTCCAACCTCTTCTACTCCCCGGCCACGAACACGATTCAGCCGGGTCGTTCGCGGAAGATGGACGACGGGTGGGAGACGCGGCGGCGGCGGGATCAGGGCAATGACTGGATTCGGTACCGGCTGGTGTCCCAGGCCCACATCCGGGCGATCGAGATCGACACGGCGTATCTGAAGGGGAACAGCGCGGGGTGGGCGTCGGTGTCGGTTCGGGACGGGGAGTCCGGGGACTGGCGCGAGATCCTTCCGCGTACCCGGCTTCAGCCCGACACGAATCACCGGTTCGTCCTGCCGACTCCGGCGGTGGGTACCCACGCGCGGGTCGACATCTATCCGGACGGTGGAATCTCGCGGCTGCGGCTGTTCGGCTCTCTGACGGAGGAAGGGGCGTCGGGGGTGGCGGGGCGGCATCAGGAATTGGGGGGCTGA
- a CDS encoding DUF5955 family protein has product MTGSDEDPRVAELRTAVSRLRRELAALPAEFPDRGIAEDELAALAAMTISGAPEIPRLQRSLLLIAGAIGSVSALSRGLTDVRNAVDLFGEQRR; this is encoded by the coding sequence GTGACCGGCAGCGACGAGGATCCGAGAGTGGCGGAACTGCGGACCGCGGTGTCCCGGCTGCGCCGCGAACTCGCCGCGCTCCCGGCCGAGTTCCCGGACCGGGGGATCGCGGAGGACGAACTCGCGGCGCTGGCCGCGATGACGATCAGCGGGGCGCCCGAAATCCCCCGGTTACAGCGGTCGTTGCTGCTGATCGCCGGTGCGATCGGCTCGGTGAGCGCACTGTCCCGGGGGCTGACGGACGTACGGAACGCGGTGGATCTGTTCGGGGAGCAGAGGCGCTAG
- a CDS encoding nucleotidyltransferase family protein, translated as MTQKEQQVAGLVLAAGGGRRLGGRPKALLEHRGRPLVEHAVGVLRAAGCTRVHVVLGAGAAVVRERAELGDCVLVDNPDWERGMGTSLRAGLDSLTGTGARAALVSLVDQPGIGIEAVARVLAAYDGESSLVSAAYEGVRGHPVLFGAGHWAGIARAATGDQGARGYLKEHAAEVRLVECGDVAQPYDIDTEADLSHLE; from the coding sequence ATGACGCAAAAGGAACAGCAGGTCGCCGGTCTTGTCCTCGCCGCGGGCGGGGGGCGCCGGCTCGGCGGGCGACCCAAGGCCCTGCTCGAACACCGCGGACGCCCGCTCGTCGAACACGCGGTCGGGGTATTGCGCGCGGCCGGCTGTACCCGCGTCCATGTGGTGCTCGGGGCCGGCGCCGCCGTCGTACGGGAGCGCGCGGAGCTCGGTGACTGTGTACTGGTGGACAACCCCGACTGGGAGCGGGGGATGGGGACCTCGCTGCGGGCGGGGCTGGACTCCCTCACCGGAACGGGCGCACGCGCCGCGCTGGTCTCGCTCGTCGATCAGCCCGGGATCGGCATCGAGGCGGTGGCCCGGGTACTCGCCGCCTACGACGGGGAGTCGTCGCTGGTCTCCGCCGCCTATGAGGGCGTACGCGGGCATCCCGTGCTGTTCGGCGCCGGGCACTGGGCGGGCATCGCCCGGGCCGCCACCGGGGATCAGGGGGCGCGCGGTTACCTCAAGGAGCACGCGGCGGAGGTCCGGCTCGTCGAGTGTGGGGACGTGGCCCAGCCGTACGACAT